Proteins from a single region of Novosphingobium sp. CECT 9465:
- a CDS encoding SDR family oxidoreductase: MGSLDGKIAVVTGASAGIGEAIARRLCQAGATVVLAARREERLAALAQDLGGQTGYLAIDLAQPEAPAKLLAHVQEYYGTPDIVVHNAAVLHVGSVEEFDLAHLQPMIAINYESVVRSCYLFARAMKAAGQGQIVNISSIGANITAAGSGIYGGLKKALEMFTDSLRIELAGSGVKVGLVAPGTTSTEIFEPMKAEGKPAWDSYIPALDPDDIARAVLYILEQPPRANAARVHVYSAHEGF; the protein is encoded by the coding sequence ATGGGATCACTGGACGGAAAGATTGCCGTCGTGACCGGCGCCTCAGCCGGGATTGGCGAGGCCATTGCGCGCAGACTTTGCCAAGCCGGGGCGACCGTGGTGCTGGCGGCGCGGCGCGAGGAGCGGCTGGCTGCACTGGCACAGGACCTGGGCGGCCAGACCGGCTATCTGGCCATCGATCTTGCGCAACCTGAAGCGCCTGCAAAGCTACTGGCCCATGTGCAGGAATATTACGGTACGCCCGATATCGTGGTTCATAACGCTGCCGTGTTGCACGTGGGATCGGTCGAGGAGTTCGACCTTGCCCATCTTCAGCCAATGATCGCGATCAATTACGAATCGGTGGTGCGCAGCTGCTATCTGTTTGCGCGCGCGATGAAGGCCGCAGGGCAAGGACAGATCGTCAACATCTCCAGCATCGGCGCCAACATCACCGCGGCAGGAAGCGGTATTTATGGCGGCCTGAAAAAGGCGCTGGAAATGTTTACGGATTCACTGCGGATCGAACTGGCAGGTTCCGGCGTGAAAGTCGGGCTGGTCGCGCCGGGCACGACCAGTACCGAGATATTCGAGCCGATGAAGGCAGAGGGCAAACCGGCGTGGGACAGTTACATTCCCGCGCTCGATCCCGATGATATCGCGCGGGCCGTGCTGTATATTCTGGAACAGCCGCCACGCGCCAATGCCGCACGTGTGCACGTCTATTCAGCACACGAAGGCTTCTGA
- a CDS encoding SDR family NAD(P)-dependent oxidoreductase — protein sequence MIKPLSDRVAIITGAGQGIGAEVAAVLADRGATVILNDIMADRVEETAASLRAQGFRAEAAVFDLTDEDDIARAVGAIAAKHGRIDIVHNNAAFQTNEQRARDLDVINLPADAWDKAFAVNARGPMLLCKHVLPTMIAGGGGSIIHSASGFGLLGEMTLTAYGASKAALINLGRFIATQYGKQGVRSNVIAIGFVLSENAIDSTPQAVKDVLLAHHLNPELGSPRDIANVVAFLASDESRFINGAMIPVDGGFTAHQASMVDFQRLFAEAGSNQL from the coding sequence ATGATCAAACCCCTCAGCGACCGCGTCGCCATCATCACAGGTGCGGGGCAAGGCATCGGCGCCGAAGTTGCCGCCGTGCTGGCGGATCGTGGCGCGACGGTGATCCTTAACGACATCATGGCCGACCGGGTTGAGGAGACCGCAGCGAGCCTGCGCGCCCAAGGGTTCCGCGCGGAAGCAGCGGTGTTCGATCTGACCGACGAAGACGACATTGCCCGCGCGGTTGGCGCCATCGCTGCAAAGCATGGCCGAATCGACATCGTGCACAACAACGCCGCCTTCCAGACCAACGAACAGCGCGCGCGCGATCTTGATGTGATCAACCTCCCCGCCGATGCGTGGGACAAGGCTTTCGCCGTCAATGCGCGCGGGCCGATGCTGCTATGCAAGCATGTGCTGCCCACGATGATCGCGGGCGGCGGCGGTTCGATCATTCATTCTGCGTCGGGATTTGGCCTGCTGGGCGAAATGACGCTGACCGCCTATGGTGCCAGCAAGGCGGCCCTGATCAACCTTGGCCGGTTCATCGCCACCCAATATGGCAAGCAGGGTGTACGTTCGAACGTGATCGCCATCGGCTTTGTACTCAGCGAAAACGCGATCGATTCCACCCCGCAGGCGGTCAAGGACGTGCTGCTCGCGCACCACCTCAACCCCGAACTTGGATCCCCGCGCGATATCGCCAATGTCGTCGCGTTTCTGGCGTCGGACGAATCACGCTTCATCAACGGCGCGATGATCCCCGTCGATGGCGGCTTCACCGCGCATCAGGCCAGCATGGTCGATTTCCAGCGCCTGTTTGCAGAAGCAGGCAGCAACCAGCTTTAA
- a CDS encoding phosphotransferase family protein, which translates to MSVKLDAKTVHDRLTSWLVNTKPSWEGLTVAPMDVVLGSGFSAEIFFVDVDYTEAGQHFHRTLVVRRQPQTFEVVFESDLKLQANMMAALDARGDLPVPPWVGKEDDASILGAPFLVMGRVEGQAATQRPNYNVEGWLTQRTPAERLTHFTNALTALAKLHEVDWQDGFKFLNRPDRGAPGLEQYLGYLVDWHAARGQGRKLPIVDAAMQWVLENRPDNTDTCVLWGDPTPSNVMWRPDGSVAALIDWELAALGPRELDLAWWLYFDDLFSRRFGVTRLEGLPTRDETVAIYEKAAGRKVGNLDYYDVVVALRMALVAVGAFDRQVSLGNIAATNTSADNNLMTLYIAEKLGLPLPELGNDFRDFMRNLTPVEEAAD; encoded by the coding sequence ATGTCGGTCAAGCTGGACGCAAAGACAGTCCACGATCGGTTGACCAGCTGGCTGGTGAATACGAAGCCTTCGTGGGAAGGCCTGACAGTCGCACCGATGGATGTCGTGCTCGGCTCCGGCTTTTCGGCCGAAATCTTCTTCGTCGATGTAGACTATACCGAAGCAGGGCAGCACTTTCACCGCACACTGGTGGTCCGTCGCCAGCCGCAGACGTTCGAAGTGGTGTTCGAAAGCGATCTCAAGCTTCAGGCCAACATGATGGCCGCACTTGATGCGCGCGGCGATCTTCCGGTGCCGCCGTGGGTGGGCAAGGAAGACGATGCCTCGATCCTGGGCGCGCCGTTTCTGGTGATGGGCCGCGTCGAAGGCCAGGCGGCAACGCAGCGTCCGAACTACAATGTCGAAGGCTGGTTGACGCAACGTACCCCGGCCGAACGTCTGACGCACTTTACCAACGCGCTGACTGCGCTGGCAAAGCTGCACGAAGTGGATTGGCAGGATGGTTTCAAATTCCTCAATCGTCCTGACCGGGGCGCGCCGGGGCTTGAACAATACCTCGGCTATCTGGTTGATTGGCATGCCGCGCGCGGGCAGGGGCGCAAGCTGCCGATCGTGGATGCGGCGATGCAGTGGGTGCTGGAAAACCGCCCGGACAATACCGATACCTGCGTGTTGTGGGGCGATCCGACGCCGTCCAACGTGATGTGGCGGCCCGATGGCAGCGTTGCCGCGCTGATCGATTGGGAACTGGCGGCACTAGGCCCGCGTGAACTGGATTTGGCATGGTGGCTCTATTTCGACGATCTGTTCAGCCGTCGTTTTGGCGTGACCAGGCTTGAAGGCCTGCCCACGCGCGATGAAACCGTGGCGATTTATGAAAAGGCAGCGGGCCGCAAGGTCGGCAATCTCGATTACTACGATGTCGTCGTGGCGCTGCGTATGGCGCTGGTGGCAGTGGGCGCGTTCGACCGGCAGGTTTCGCTTGGCAATATCGCGGCGACCAACACTTCTGCCGACAACAACTTGATGACCCTGTACATCGCCGAAAAGCTGGGACTGCCGCTGCCCGAACTGGGCAACGATTTCCGCGATTTCATGCGCAACTTGACGCCGGTGGAAGAAGCCGCCGACTGA
- a CDS encoding phosphotransferase family protein has translation MTDTKTSIHTEDAVERLGLWLSARLPGSPSVEVTDAVEPAQGFSSRTILFVARWHEDGKAVERRLVARIQRDVSVPMLADVFHQYRIMRAIAANSSVKVPNIDFAERDPTILGAPFFLMDRIDGRVPPDFPSYHQEGWVADLPTGDRTRCWWNGIEEMARLHRIDWRCFSFLAEGTRRAPDAVFYLDQFVGKWFDWARNGQSFPIISEALAYLKEHAPLAAESGLVWNDARLGNTMYQTHGTEVVSLFDFEVATLGPPEVDLAHWVYLDEVFSENFGVPRMDGLPRGAEAVAGFERIYGRRMPQFSYYMAVAALKILILSVRNYGNDKDMGAPAALPDFLVDRLAHYLAEFKAGR, from the coding sequence ATGACAGACACCAAAACCTCGATCCACACCGAAGATGCAGTCGAACGCCTGGGCCTCTGGCTCTCGGCGCGCCTGCCGGGTTCCCCCTCGGTCGAAGTTACCGATGCCGTTGAACCGGCGCAGGGCTTTTCCAGCCGCACCATCCTGTTCGTGGCGCGCTGGCACGAAGATGGCAAGGCGGTCGAACGCCGGCTGGTCGCCCGGATCCAGCGCGATGTGTCTGTGCCGATGCTGGCCGATGTGTTTCATCAATACCGGATAATGCGCGCGATTGCCGCCAATTCATCGGTCAAAGTCCCCAACATCGACTTTGCCGAACGCGATCCGACAATACTTGGCGCACCGTTTTTCCTGATGGACAGGATCGACGGCCGGGTTCCCCCCGATTTTCCAAGCTATCACCAGGAAGGCTGGGTCGCCGATCTTCCCACTGGTGACCGCACCCGCTGCTGGTGGAACGGGATCGAGGAAATGGCGCGGCTGCACCGGATCGACTGGCGCTGCTTTTCGTTTCTGGCCGAAGGCACCCGGCGCGCGCCCGATGCCGTATTCTATCTCGATCAGTTCGTGGGGAAATGGTTCGACTGGGCGCGCAACGGACAATCTTTCCCCATCATCTCCGAAGCGCTCGCTTATCTCAAAGAACACGCACCGCTTGCGGCGGAATCAGGACTGGTGTGGAACGACGCGCGGCTGGGCAATACCATGTACCAGACACATGGCACCGAAGTTGTCTCACTCTTCGATTTCGAGGTGGCGACGCTTGGCCCGCCCGAAGTCGATCTGGCTCACTGGGTCTATCTTGACGAAGTGTTCAGCGAGAATTTCGGTGTGCCCCGCATGGACGGATTGCCGCGGGGGGCAGAAGCGGTGGCCGGGTTCGAGCGGATCTATGGGCGACGGATGCCGCAGTTCAGCTATTACATGGCGGTCGCCGCGCTGAAGATCCTGATCCTGTCGGTGCGCAATTACGGCAACGACAAGGACATGGGAGCACCTGCCGCCCTGCCTGATTTTCTGGTAGACCGGCTCGCCCACTATCTTGCGGAATTCAAGGCGGGGCGCTGA
- a CDS encoding VOC family protein produces MVPKFCRMAWRVDDMDDFTRRMGELFGFTFFTPGLIAEVYPDATFKVGFGEHGIEPIQPGAEGLGFAEGDRLIEIAVDVADAESVRARLKAAGHEPIAISYLPVPAVDEYLFGRDFHGIQFLACTEGVNEAQIRSELPFAALDDAKPPKVGCVTLVSEDIDALAASLKQCYDMEFHPFNPAGFGRRGLSGTHRVRLIEGPSALLDGNESALVSVDIVHHDVEGARATLEAAGYSVRHRQQLASGGFAYFFGPTVQGFPLSIYPESADAEMLGL; encoded by the coding sequence ATGGTGCCGAAGTTCTGCCGCATGGCGTGGCGAGTCGACGATATGGATGATTTTACCCGGCGGATGGGTGAATTGTTCGGCTTCACATTTTTTACGCCCGGCCTCATCGCCGAAGTCTATCCCGACGCCACGTTCAAGGTCGGCTTCGGTGAACATGGGATCGAGCCGATTCAACCCGGCGCCGAAGGTCTGGGCTTTGCCGAGGGCGACCGCTTGATCGAGATCGCGGTGGACGTGGCCGATGCGGAATCGGTGCGCGCGCGCCTGAAAGCCGCAGGCCATGAACCGATCGCGATCAGCTATCTTCCGGTTCCGGCGGTCGACGAATATCTGTTCGGCCGGGATTTCCACGGCATCCAGTTCCTCGCGTGTACGGAAGGGGTGAACGAGGCGCAGATCCGGTCGGAACTTCCGTTTGCTGCCCTGGATGACGCCAAGCCGCCAAAGGTCGGCTGCGTGACGCTGGTTTCTGAGGATATCGATGCGCTCGCCGCAAGTCTGAAGCAGTGCTACGACATGGAATTCCACCCCTTTAATCCTGCGGGCTTCGGCCGTCGCGGGCTTTCGGGCACCCATCGCGTCCGCCTGATCGAAGGCCCTTCGGCTCTGCTCGATGGGAATGAAAGCGCGCTGGTTTCGGTGGATATCGTCCATCACGATGTCGAAGGCGCGCGCGCCACGCTGGAGGCTGCGGGATATTCGGTCCGCCATCGCCAGCAACTTGCCAGTGGCGGTTTTGCATATTTCTTCGGGCCGACCGTTCAGGGCTTCCCGCTATCGATCTATCCTGAATCGGCTGATGCGGAAATGCTTGGCCTTTGA
- a CDS encoding CapA family protein, with protein sequence MAQGTLRLFAVGDLQLMTREPPADLFAAVTPVLSAADVTFGNCEWPYAEEAGDTHPVEAHINDDFDLGDLFAPGAPESIAMMGAAGFNVMSVANNHTMHGGYRAFLRTIALLEESGIAPVGGGDTIASARAPVIIERNGHKIGFLACTSGFLPGAHAGRRTPGIVPLRRHTYAENNSWHDWGVEPDTRTLVNRDDLAAMIESITALKAQVDVVVLSCHWGILEHVSAIADYQREAARAFIDAGVDLIVSQGPLPIKGFEVYKGKAVLYNMGKFAMISPWSRDETPSGISAPLLDETSRGLAASVTIADGTITGVQIVPVYLGSSGRPQILNPGEPYYDAILGVVAERTAAAKLNGSMDADGRIVLG encoded by the coding sequence ATGGCCCAGGGAACATTGCGCCTGTTTGCGGTCGGTGATCTGCAACTGATGACGCGCGAGCCACCGGCAGACCTGTTTGCAGCGGTCACGCCAGTTCTTTCGGCGGCGGACGTGACATTCGGCAACTGCGAATGGCCTTATGCCGAAGAGGCGGGTGACACGCACCCGGTGGAAGCGCACATCAACGACGATTTCGATCTGGGCGACCTGTTCGCACCCGGCGCGCCGGAAAGCATTGCGATGATGGGGGCTGCGGGCTTCAACGTGATGTCCGTCGCGAACAATCACACCATGCACGGCGGCTATCGCGCGTTCCTGCGCACCATTGCGCTGCTGGAGGAATCCGGCATCGCCCCGGTCGGTGGCGGGGATACCATCGCCAGCGCGCGCGCGCCGGTGATAATCGAGCGCAACGGCCACAAGATCGGGTTTCTGGCCTGCACGTCGGGCTTCCTGCCCGGAGCCCATGCCGGACGCCGAACGCCGGGAATCGTGCCGCTGCGCCGCCATACTTATGCCGAAAACAACAGCTGGCACGATTGGGGGGTGGAGCCGGACACGCGCACGCTGGTCAATCGCGATGATCTGGCCGCGATGATCGAAAGTATCACCGCCCTCAAAGCCCAAGTCGATGTGGTGGTGCTGAGTTGCCACTGGGGCATTCTGGAGCACGTATCGGCCATTGCCGATTACCAGCGCGAAGCGGCGCGCGCGTTCATCGATGCGGGCGTCGATCTGATCGTCAGCCAGGGACCGCTGCCGATCAAGGGTTTCGAAGTTTATAAAGGAAAGGCGGTCCTTTATAATATGGGCAAGTTCGCGATGATTTCGCCCTGGTCGCGCGACGAGACGCCTTCGGGCATTTCAGCGCCGCTACTGGATGAAACCAGCCGGGGGCTGGCCGCCTCCGTCACGATTGCGGACGGTACGATTACCGGCGTCCAGATCGTGCCTGTCTATCTTGGCAGCAGCGGTCGCCCACAGATATTGAATCCGGGCGAGCCATACTATGACGCCATTCTTGGCGTGGTGGCCGAACGTACCGCCGCTGCCAAACTGAACGGTTCGATGGACGCCGATGGCCGAATTGTGCTGGGTTGA
- a CDS encoding acyl-CoA dehydrogenase family protein, which produces MPSPVDTIARPAVSCVHDPVPVAAALVPLLAEHAQACEREGRIQPPVMDALRESGLFHITAPRRAGGPGGTLLTHIETVAQLAQGCVGTAWAFCLLSGVTGTVLGFPAAVTDIVFRTGNELLCSASAPTAMAKPVPGGYSVTGKWGYGSGSRHADWGLNGVQLLDADGAVTEMAMAFVDLRDPACSLLDDWHVAGMAGSGSNTIVADHLFVPEALILRPSQSPPAEVLLAMPGLEPRDLWPMESLFPLGVLPPMLGAATAILRAVVKSAGTRPVVGWTYETQAASQTLSAMIGQSALEIDSAWMHIRRAAGMMDDTASQRVLTGFDKAQVQADCGFAMGLLRTAGNRLLDVAGPGAFALNNPLQRLWRDLNVGSRHNALSSHLSTELYGRALTGQPSNLRLLPDIGPVPAWAIVA; this is translated from the coding sequence ATGCCATCGCCTGTAGACACTATCGCCCGTCCCGCTGTTTCCTGCGTCCATGATCCGGTGCCGGTTGCCGCCGCGCTGGTGCCGCTGCTTGCCGAACATGCGCAGGCCTGTGAGCGTGAAGGCCGTATCCAGCCGCCGGTGATGGACGCATTGCGTGAATCCGGATTGTTCCACATCACCGCGCCACGCCGTGCCGGAGGTCCGGGCGGAACGCTGCTGACCCATATCGAAACGGTGGCACAACTCGCGCAGGGTTGCGTCGGCACGGCATGGGCGTTTTGCCTGCTGTCCGGTGTGACCGGCACCGTGCTGGGTTTTCCCGCTGCGGTGACCGACATCGTTTTTCGCACGGGCAATGAACTGCTGTGCAGTGCATCGGCGCCGACCGCCATGGCAAAGCCGGTGCCGGGCGGTTATTCCGTGACCGGCAAGTGGGGCTATGGTTCCGGGTCCCGGCATGCCGATTGGGGATTGAACGGGGTTCAGCTCCTGGATGCGGACGGCGCCGTTACCGAAATGGCAATGGCATTCGTCGATTTGCGCGATCCAGCCTGTTCGCTGCTCGATGACTGGCATGTGGCGGGTATGGCCGGATCGGGCAGCAATACGATTGTGGCCGACCATCTGTTCGTGCCCGAAGCGTTGATCCTGCGCCCGTCGCAAAGTCCACCGGCAGAAGTCCTGCTGGCGATGCCGGGATTGGAACCGCGCGACCTGTGGCCGATGGAATCGCTGTTCCCGTTGGGCGTCCTTCCCCCGATGCTTGGTGCCGCCACCGCCATCCTTCGCGCCGTCGTGAAGTCCGCCGGAACCCGACCCGTGGTGGGCTGGACATATGAAACGCAGGCCGCGTCCCAGACGCTCAGCGCGATGATCGGGCAGTCGGCGCTTGAGATCGATTCGGCATGGATGCATATCCGCCGCGCGGCGGGGATGATGGACGATACTGCTTCACAGCGTGTCCTGACGGGGTTCGACAAGGCGCAAGTTCAGGCCGATTGCGGCTTTGCCATGGGCTTGCTGCGCACTGCGGGGAACCGGCTGCTGGACGTGGCGGGGCCGGGCGCGTTCGCTCTGAACAATCCATTGCAACGGCTCTGGCGCGATCTCAATGTGGGCAGCCGTCACAATGCACTCAGCAGCCATCTTTCGACCGAGCTTTACGGACGTGCGCTCACCGGCCAGCCATCGAATTTGCGCCTTCTGCCCGATATCGGCCCTGTCCCGGCGTGGGCTATCGTAGCGTGA
- a CDS encoding SDR family NAD(P)-dependent oxidoreductase, with product MTGLFSGKVALVTAGADGIGAATARAFASEGAAVMLADINDALGEERAEALRAEGFVARYLHADATDEAQVEALVRQTVEQFGGLHLAANVVGDAHPDSAGPDLHTQPVAAFDHTITMCLRSTFICLKHEIAHMVENGGGAICNVTSLAGMIHNGFGGAGYGSGKAGVIRLTKFAAVSYSDRGIRVNCIAPGVTPTRAYYKFGDEYAKVLIGEQVVNQPIKRAIGCDEQAAGIVWLCSDQASMVTGHVLPIDGGWTAQ from the coding sequence ATGACAGGACTCTTTTCGGGCAAGGTCGCGCTGGTGACAGCGGGTGCCGATGGAATCGGGGCCGCCACTGCCCGCGCTTTCGCCAGCGAAGGTGCCGCGGTGATGCTGGCAGACATCAACGATGCTCTGGGCGAAGAACGCGCCGAAGCCCTGCGCGCAGAAGGATTTGTCGCACGCTATCTCCACGCCGATGCGACGGACGAGGCACAAGTCGAGGCGCTTGTCCGCCAGACCGTTGAACAGTTCGGCGGATTGCATCTGGCCGCAAACGTCGTGGGCGATGCCCATCCCGATTCAGCAGGGCCGGACCTCCACACGCAACCGGTTGCGGCGTTCGACCACACCATCACAATGTGCCTGCGCTCGACCTTCATCTGCCTCAAGCACGAGATCGCGCACATGGTCGAAAACGGCGGCGGCGCGATCTGCAACGTCACCTCGCTTGCGGGCATGATTCACAATGGATTTGGCGGGGCAGGGTACGGTTCGGGCAAGGCCGGGGTGATCCGGCTGACCAAGTTTGCGGCGGTCAGTTATTCCGATCGCGGCATCCGCGTGAACTGCATCGCGCCGGGCGTCACGCCGACGCGCGCCTATTACAAGTTCGGCGATGAATACGCCAAGGTGCTGATCGGCGAACAGGTGGTAAACCAGCCGATCAAGCGCGCGATCGGCTGCGATGAACAGGCGGCCGGTATTGTTTGGCTGTGTTCCGATCAGGCCAGCATGGTCACAGGCCACGTTCTGCCCATCGATGGCGGGTGGACCGCGCAATAG
- a CDS encoding TetR/AcrR family transcriptional regulator: MAAERRDRMRARLLETVLQLYQPGRDNTALVIDDVIRAAGVSRGTFYKYFTSIEQAVDELGESLANGMIADFRALFAAETDPAVLAIGGSAITMLRAWHDPRWGGFTCRVDYVDYFARASAQDALVRDALRAARDNGQMHFGSLDIAVDLIVGMTIEARRRLLRASDDPARYIDEMLACTFAGLGMTTDVFAQAKYSALARISEGAGILRWWSPDLAA; encoded by the coding sequence GTGGCAGCCGAACGCCGTGACCGGATGCGGGCGCGGCTGCTTGAAACTGTGCTTCAACTGTATCAGCCAGGCCGTGACAATACGGCGTTGGTCATCGATGACGTGATACGTGCAGCAGGCGTATCGCGGGGGACATTCTACAAATATTTCACATCGATCGAACAAGCCGTCGATGAACTGGGCGAAAGCCTTGCCAATGGCATGATCGCCGATTTCCGGGCGCTGTTTGCCGCTGAAACCGACCCGGCGGTGCTGGCCATTGGTGGTTCGGCCATCACGATGCTGCGCGCGTGGCATGATCCACGGTGGGGCGGGTTCACCTGCCGGGTGGATTATGTCGATTACTTTGCGCGGGCCAGCGCGCAGGATGCGCTGGTCCGCGACGCGCTGCGCGCTGCGCGCGACAACGGGCAGATGCACTTCGGTTCGCTCGATATCGCGGTTGACCTGATCGTCGGGATGACGATCGAGGCGCGCCGCAGGCTGTTGCGGGCATCGGATGACCCGGCACGGTACATCGATGAAATGCTGGCTTGCACGTTCGCGGGCCTGGGCATGACCACGGATGTCTTTGCACAGGCAAAATATTCCGCCTTGGCCCGCATTTCGGAAGGTGCGGGCATCTTGCGCTGGTGGTCCCCCGATCTCGCTGCCTGA
- a CDS encoding SDR family NAD(P)-dependent oxidoreductase — MHMGVLDGKVAIVTGAGSGIGAEIAHELARQGAKVLVAASRAESATGTTQAIRDAGGQVTSAFGDLADPATAQLLVDAAISAFGGLDILINNAAVTDAATLAKDANIADMDAATWERTLRVNTIAPALLCKAAIPHMIARGGGSIVMVASGRGVQGDLGMPAYGASKAALINLALNVATQYGKQGIRANSVVVGMVMTPPLAASISPEMIELFTAHHLTPYVADPQDIAGPVAFLASDAARFITGATLAVDGGMTSHAAPFADVMKLSSAGMLKQD; from the coding sequence ATGCACATGGGCGTACTGGACGGGAAAGTGGCGATCGTGACGGGGGCCGGCTCCGGCATCGGGGCTGAAATCGCGCACGAACTGGCACGGCAGGGGGCCAAGGTTCTGGTTGCGGCAAGCCGCGCGGAAAGTGCAACGGGCACAACGCAGGCTATCCGCGATGCAGGCGGGCAGGTCACTTCGGCGTTTGGCGATCTGGCCGATCCTGCAACAGCGCAATTGCTTGTGGATGCGGCTATCAGCGCGTTCGGCGGGCTGGACATCCTGATCAACAACGCCGCCGTGACCGATGCCGCTACGCTGGCCAAGGACGCCAACATCGCCGACATGGACGCGGCCACGTGGGAACGCACACTGCGCGTCAACACGATTGCGCCCGCCCTGCTGTGCAAGGCCGCAATCCCGCACATGATTGCGCGTGGCGGCGGGTCCATCGTGATGGTCGCATCGGGGCGCGGCGTTCAGGGCGATCTGGGCATGCCCGCCTATGGCGCATCCAAGGCGGCGCTGATCAACCTCGCGCTCAATGTTGCCACGCAGTATGGCAAGCAGGGCATCCGCGCCAATTCGGTGGTCGTGGGCATGGTGATGACCCCGCCGCTGGCTGCATCGATCAGCCCGGAAATGATCGAACTGTTCACCGCCCATCACCTGACGCCCTACGTGGCCGATCCGCAGGATATTGCCGGCCCGGTCGCGTTCCTTGCATCGGATGCCGCGCGGTTCATTACCGGCGCAACGCTGGCGGTCGATGGCGGGATGACGTCTCACGCTGCGCCGTTTGCCGATGTGATGAAGCTGTCATCGGCGGGTATGTTGAAGCAGGATTGA